In one window of Methanomassiliicoccales archaeon DNA:
- a CDS encoding ATPase, with translation MADSGLIALSAGIAIGVTGLASAWAEKEIGSAAIGAMAENEKLFGKGLILTVIPETIVIFGMVVAILLWLNM, from the coding sequence ATGGCAGACAGTGGTTTAATAGCGCTTAGTGCTGGAATCGCAATTGGTGTGACTGGTTTGGCATCCGCCTGGGCGGAGAAGGAGATCGGTTCCGCCGCCATAGGCGCCATGGCCGAGAACGAGAAGCTCTTCGGTAAGGGACTTATCCTGACCGTCATTCCAGAGACTATCGTCATCTTCGGTATGGTCGTAGCGATTCTGCTTTGGCTCAACATGTGA
- a CDS encoding V-type ATP synthase subunit E family protein — MALDTVVENIMEGARANAGKFIQQAEKEKRTILQQADEKISSKKLAQQKEMEIALKRLKQQEISSAELEAKRIVLNAKKDVMDRSFQVALSSLLNMDEGNRGRMYRKILESGKSVIQSPKVYCPRGESKLISAVTGLVKVEETDMEAGVIIEDASGNVRLDCRFRVLLGNVWDKELKNVSNILFG, encoded by the coding sequence ATGGCATTGGATACTGTAGTTGAAAACATAATGGAGGGCGCCCGAGCTAATGCTGGGAAGTTCATCCAACAGGCGGAGAAGGAGAAGCGAACCATCCTCCAACAGGCGGACGAGAAGATCAGCTCCAAGAAGCTGGCCCAGCAGAAGGAGATGGAGATCGCTCTAAAGCGCCTCAAACAACAGGAGATATCCAGTGCCGAGCTCGAAGCGAAAAGGATAGTCCTGAACGCCAAGAAGGACGTCATGGACCGATCGTTCCAGGTAGCCCTTAGCTCACTGCTCAACATGGACGAAGGCAACCGTGGTAGAATGTATCGCAAGATACTGGAGAGCGGAAAGTCCGTCATCCAGTCTCCCAAAGTATATTGCCCCCGGGGCGAGTCCAAATTGATCAGTGCGGTGACCGGGTTGGTAAAGGTGGAAGAAACCGACATGGAGGCCGGGGTCATCATAGAGGATGCCTCGGGCAATGTTCGGTTGGACTGCCGCTTCCGGGTACTCCTGGGAAATGTTTGGGACAAGGAACTGAAGAACGTCTCAAATATATTGTTCGGGTGA
- the ahaC gene encoding ATP synthase A1 subunit C translates to MLSIWVSKGNYPYVTARVKAKKSLLISKDNYPKLMLMDLNEIGRFLGETQYQVEMTELATKYDGVNLIELGTSRNLARVFTDILGYSKGNLREMLERYLMRWDVWNIKTVLRGKYYGASTEEIQEDIVAAGKFDEEFINTLISLEDVEAVLKELRNKEGLGIPDEVVKEYQETMTLAPIEDYLDKLYYAEVLACVKCRDKAEQLFKQFLRKEVDVTNLMTLMKLKKEGLTPENPEKYFIEGGEELQIKALVELSKVETMDRLVSELTKYSFYMDIKDALEEMKQTDSLSSVGLAMQKHLLKRTQKFSHIYPLSVLPIMDYMLRKKQEVDNIRIIARCKESDLAPDQIKKLLVM, encoded by the coding sequence ATGTTGTCTATTTGGGTTAGCAAGGGTAATTATCCATACGTGACCGCCAGGGTCAAAGCGAAGAAGAGCCTGCTGATCTCGAAGGACAACTACCCCAAGCTAATGCTGATGGACCTGAACGAGATCGGCCGCTTCCTTGGTGAAACCCAGTATCAGGTCGAAATGACCGAACTGGCCACCAAGTACGACGGCGTCAATCTAATCGAGCTCGGCACCAGCAGGAATTTAGCCAGGGTGTTCACGGACATACTGGGCTATAGCAAAGGGAACCTCCGCGAGATGCTGGAGCGCTACCTGATGCGCTGGGATGTGTGGAACATCAAGACCGTGCTTCGCGGGAAATACTATGGCGCCTCCACGGAGGAGATCCAAGAGGACATAGTCGCTGCGGGGAAGTTCGACGAGGAGTTCATTAACACACTGATATCCCTCGAGGACGTGGAAGCGGTCCTTAAGGAGCTGAGGAACAAGGAAGGACTGGGTATTCCCGACGAGGTCGTCAAGGAATACCAGGAGACCATGACCTTGGCCCCCATCGAGGATTATTTGGACAAACTATACTACGCTGAGGTACTTGCCTGTGTAAAGTGCCGGGACAAGGCCGAGCAGCTGTTCAAGCAGTTCCTCCGCAAAGAGGTGGACGTCACCAATTTGATGACCCTAATGAAGCTCAAGAAGGAGGGGCTTACCCCGGAGAACCCGGAAAAGTACTTCATCGAGGGCGGAGAAGAGCTGCAGATTAAGGCGTTGGTCGAGCTTAGCAAAGTGGAGACCATGGACCGTCTGGTGAGCGAACTGACCAAGTATTCATTTTACATGGATATCAAGGACGCATTGGAGGAGATGAAGCAGACCGACTCTCTGAGTTCGGTAGGCCTCGCTATGCAGAAGCACCTCCTGAAGCGTACCCAGAAGTTCTCGCACATCTATCCGTTGTCCGTCCTACCCATCATGGACTACATGTTGAGAAAGAAGCAGGAAGTGGACAACATCAGGATAATCGCGAGATGCAAAGAGAGCGATCTGGCACCGGACCAGATAAAGAAGCTGTTGGTGATGTAA